In Flagellatimonas centrodinii, a single window of DNA contains:
- the csy3 gene encoding type I-F CRISPR-associated protein Csy3: MTLKTASVLAFERKLDPSDALFHSGSWKARRDSSAWTPVTLRAKSVRGTISNRLKTKDQDPAKLDAAIENPNLQTVDVAALPAVSDTLRVSFTLRVLAGTGKPSACNDADYLAKLLATVGGYVDAHGFGELARRYAHNLANSRFLWRNRIGAEQVEVQVAHVEDGSARESWTFDALKLSLRNFQTPDGMQKDIDALSALIADGLSGKRHVLLQVTAFVRVGAGQEVFPSQELILDRSSGTKSKTLYDVDGVAGMHSQKVGNAIRTVDTWYPDAQELGPIAVEPYGSVTTQGKAYRQPKAKLDFYSLLDSWVLKDQKPEADQQHFVIATLIRGGVFGEAG, encoded by the coding sequence ATGACACTCAAGACCGCTTCCGTACTTGCCTTCGAACGCAAACTCGACCCTTCCGATGCGCTTTTCCACTCCGGCAGCTGGAAAGCGCGCCGGGACAGCAGCGCCTGGACCCCTGTCACCCTGCGCGCAAAATCCGTTCGCGGCACGATCTCGAATCGACTGAAAACCAAGGATCAGGATCCAGCCAAGCTCGATGCCGCCATCGAGAATCCGAACCTCCAGACAGTCGATGTCGCCGCACTGCCGGCAGTTTCTGACACACTGCGCGTGAGCTTCACCCTGCGGGTACTGGCTGGAACCGGCAAACCCTCGGCCTGCAACGATGCTGACTATCTAGCCAAGCTACTGGCTACCGTGGGTGGCTACGTTGATGCGCACGGCTTTGGCGAGCTTGCGCGACGCTATGCACACAACCTTGCTAATAGCCGCTTCCTGTGGCGCAACCGTATCGGTGCCGAACAGGTGGAAGTACAGGTTGCGCATGTCGAGGACGGTAGTGCGCGCGAGAGCTGGACCTTCGATGCACTGAAGCTTTCGCTGCGCAACTTCCAGACGCCTGATGGCATGCAAAAGGATATTGACGCCTTGTCGGCGCTGATTGCCGACGGACTCTCCGGGAAGCGCCATGTCCTTCTTCAAGTCACGGCATTCGTACGCGTGGGCGCGGGCCAGGAAGTCTTCCCGTCACAGGAACTGATTCTCGACCGTTCGAGTGGAACGAAGAGCAAGACTCTGTACGACGTTGATGGCGTAGCCGGCATGCATTCACAGAAAGTCGGCAACGCCATCCGCACCGTCGACACCTGGTATCCGGATGCTCAGGAGTTAGGCCCCATCGCCGTCGAGCCCTATGGCTCGGTGACCACACAAGGCAAAGCCTACCGCCAGCCAAAAGCCAAGCTCGACTTCTACAGCCTGCTGGATAGCTGGGTTCTGAAGGACCAGAAGCCCGAAGCCGATCAACAACATTTCGTCATCGCCACGCTGATTCGCGGCGGCGTCTTCGGCGAGGCGGGCTGA
- the cas6f gene encoding type I-F CRISPR-associated endoribonuclease Cas6/Csy4 — MDHYVDIRLRPDPEFPPYQLMDALFAKLHRILVQLDSDDIGVSFPDAGSIKVGLGQRLRLHGAQPSLQRVMDMPWLTGMTDHAEVTDISPVPADAKHCHVRRVQAKSNPDRLRRRQMKRKGWTEEQAREAIPDSAAEQLRLPYLTVRSTSTGQSFRLFVRQKPTSGPTPGTFNTYGFSGTRSVAWF, encoded by the coding sequence ATGGACCACTACGTAGATATCCGTCTGCGTCCTGATCCGGAGTTTCCTCCCTACCAGCTCATGGACGCCCTCTTCGCGAAACTGCACCGCATCCTGGTACAGCTCGACAGTGACGACATCGGCGTCAGCTTCCCCGATGCCGGCAGCATCAAGGTGGGGCTGGGACAACGTCTGCGCTTGCATGGAGCACAGCCATCGCTCCAACGGGTTATGGACATGCCCTGGCTTACCGGCATGACGGATCATGCCGAGGTCACCGATATCAGTCCCGTGCCGGCGGATGCCAAGCACTGCCACGTCCGCCGGGTTCAGGCAAAGAGCAATCCGGACCGCTTACGTCGGCGTCAGATGAAGCGGAAGGGCTGGACCGAGGAGCAAGCTCGCGAGGCCATTCCAGACAGTGCTGCTGAACAGCTCAGGCTTCCCTACCTGACAGTGCGAAGCACCAGCACGGGGCAGTCCTTCAGGCTGTTTGTTCGCCAAAAGCCAACCAGCGGTCCGACCCCCGGCACGTTCAACACCTACGGATTCAGCGGCACCAGATCCGTCGCCTGGTTCTGA
- the csy2 gene encoding type I-F CRISPR-associated protein Csy2: protein MAEPLKFDHLLVIPNLRVQNANAISSPLTHGFPSVTAFLGLMWALERKTRAADMDFRFNAVGVVCHDHQEQVTQGSFVNAFRLTRNPVGRDGSTAAIVEEGRIHLDISLVFAVQSEDWTMRSADMEEDCARVAEMLTSMRIAGGSVIPSSAPARRRAPYVIPLTGSESDQEDAFRRARMRLLPGFTLVSRDDLLEQRYAELRADDAATSRLDAWLSLARVNWHYQPPNEEQAETAGKWDHDRKGIGWAVPIPVGYGALGPVHEPGTVTNARDAHTPFRFVESLYSIGQWISPHRLETPRQMLWYADCEPERGLYRCRNDFQSAPRHAFDFD from the coding sequence ATGGCTGAACCCTTAAAGTTCGATCATCTGTTGGTGATCCCCAATCTGAGGGTGCAGAACGCCAATGCCATTTCCAGCCCGCTGACCCATGGCTTCCCATCGGTCACTGCTTTTCTGGGCCTGATGTGGGCACTGGAACGCAAGACCCGTGCTGCGGATATGGACTTCCGGTTCAACGCGGTCGGCGTGGTATGTCATGACCATCAGGAGCAGGTGACGCAAGGCAGCTTCGTCAACGCCTTCCGCCTCACACGCAACCCAGTGGGGCGCGACGGCAGTACAGCGGCCATCGTCGAGGAAGGACGTATCCATCTGGACATCAGCCTGGTGTTTGCGGTGCAGAGCGAGGACTGGACGATGCGATCCGCAGACATGGAAGAAGACTGCGCGCGGGTGGCGGAAATGCTGACCTCCATGCGTATTGCCGGCGGCAGCGTCATCCCCTCCAGCGCGCCCGCGCGAAGGCGAGCGCCCTATGTCATTCCTCTGACCGGCAGTGAATCCGACCAGGAGGATGCCTTCAGGCGCGCCAGGATGCGGCTACTTCCGGGCTTCACGCTGGTCAGCCGCGACGACCTGCTGGAGCAGCGGTATGCCGAACTTCGGGCGGATGACGCTGCGACGAGCCGACTGGATGCCTGGCTATCGCTGGCGCGCGTCAACTGGCACTACCAACCGCCAAATGAGGAACAGGCGGAGACGGCGGGCAAGTGGGACCACGACCGTAAGGGCATCGGCTGGGCGGTTCCGATCCCCGTGGGTTACGGCGCTCTTGGCCCCGTCCACGAACCAGGAACGGTGACCAATGCCCGCGACGCCCACACGCCCTTCCGCTTTGTGGAGAGCCTGTATTCCATTGGCCAATGGATCAGTCCGCATCGACTGGAGACACCGAGGCAAATGCTCTGGTACGCCGACTGCGAACCCGAGCGGGGACTGTATCGATGTCGCAACGACTTCCAATCCGCCCCGCGTCACGCTTTTGATTTTGACTGA
- the csy1 gene encoding type I-F CRISPR-associated protein Csy1: MQVRSERAQQFRQTIAAFIEERRAAKVKGGGDDPDSAKYDYATWLGDAARRVKQIQAVTHVLKATHPDARGSNLRAPPDSLPQHAEIGTHSLQDQFADDIVGNAAALDVYKLLKIEVEGRRLLDWMQDYDADLLSALSEDEDLAGEWVGSFNELVREGEAPASHVHAKQLYWCVSDEPADDAGYQLLQPLFSSSLAHAVHADISDARFSDASKVARQAKRDNKPYDGTLKDYRNLVIRKLGGTKPQNISQLNSERGGVNYLLSSLPPQWKLDRPKNFLNIESALERFQYFEGVRSQIKALTDLLASNPPPTVETRNARKRIEQALGESLAAFGLATRQRFAPGWTRDESCKLPPCEQLWLDPDRTSLLPRPDNLDDDTAFAVAYEWKDWPDEVVSRFGNWLNGLLLTHGLPVGDAEHAHWARQAIIDAEWPAPLQRRAAEASSGTEVAHG; encoded by the coding sequence ATGCAAGTACGAAGCGAACGAGCGCAACAATTCCGACAAACCATCGCCGCCTTCATCGAAGAGCGGCGTGCGGCCAAGGTAAAAGGCGGTGGAGACGACCCGGATTCCGCTAAATATGACTACGCCACATGGCTGGGCGATGCCGCACGACGGGTAAAACAGATTCAGGCCGTCACACATGTACTCAAGGCCACTCATCCTGATGCACGCGGCAGCAATCTTCGTGCGCCTCCGGACTCCCTGCCCCAACACGCCGAGATCGGTACGCACTCCTTGCAGGACCAATTTGCCGATGACATCGTCGGTAACGCTGCCGCCCTGGATGTCTATAAACTGCTGAAGATCGAGGTTGAAGGCAGGCGCTTGCTGGACTGGATGCAGGACTATGATGCCGATCTGCTCTCGGCGTTGAGCGAGGATGAAGACCTTGCCGGCGAATGGGTCGGATCGTTCAACGAGCTCGTTCGTGAGGGAGAGGCCCCCGCCTCCCATGTACATGCCAAGCAGCTTTACTGGTGTGTTTCGGACGAGCCAGCGGACGACGCCGGATATCAACTATTGCAGCCTCTTTTCTCCAGCAGTCTTGCGCATGCCGTGCACGCCGACATTTCCGATGCCCGGTTTAGCGACGCAAGTAAGGTGGCCCGTCAGGCTAAACGGGACAACAAGCCCTACGACGGCACCCTGAAAGACTACCGGAATCTGGTAATCCGCAAGCTGGGAGGGACGAAGCCCCAGAACATCAGCCAACTCAACAGTGAGCGTGGCGGCGTGAACTACCTGCTGAGTTCACTCCCGCCACAGTGGAAGCTGGACAGGCCCAAGAACTTCCTGAATATCGAATCAGCGCTGGAACGCTTTCAATACTTCGAGGGCGTACGCAGCCAGATCAAAGCACTGACTGACCTCCTGGCGAGCAACCCGCCCCCGACCGTGGAAACCCGGAATGCGCGCAAACGGATTGAGCAGGCGTTAGGGGAATCACTCGCCGCATTCGGGCTAGCAACGAGACAACGCTTCGCTCCGGGCTGGACCAGAGATGAGAGCTGCAAACTCCCGCCGTGCGAACAACTATGGCTGGACCCTGATCGCACGAGCCTGCTACCCCGGCCAGATAACCTGGATGATGACACTGCGTTTGCTGTCGCCTACGAATGGAAGGATTGGCCCGATGAAGTTGTCAGCCGATTTGGTAACTGGCTGAACGGTTTGCTGCTGACGCACGGACTGCCCGTCGGTGATGCCGAGCACGCGCATTGGGCACGGCAGGCCATCATCGATGCCGAATGGCCAGCACCCCTGCAACGACGTGCGGCGGAGGCTTCCAGCGGGACGGAGGTGGCCCATGGCTGA